The DNA sequence CTAGGAGTGGTAGATATGAGCCATGTTGTACTTCAGAAACATCCCTCGGAAATCGAGGAAATGAAAGCTTACTATAAGCCGAACCTGTCCGGGAAAACACCACAGGGAGGCATTTTTGCCGCCAAAACGGCAAATTGCAGCATAACTGCATATAAATCCGGGAAGGTGCTTTTCCAAGGGGCCGGCTCTGCATCAGAAGCGGCAAAATGGGGAAGCCCTGCCGAAAAAAAGGCGGCATCACCCAAAAGCCCCCAAGGCTCCCACCTTCCGCCTTCTTTTGAAAGCCTTTCTGTCATCGGATCAGATGAGGTCGGGACAGGCGATTATTTCGGTCCAATCACTGTTGTTGCGGCATATGCAAAAAAAGAAAGCCTCCCGCTGCTGAAGGAACTTGGCGTAAAGGATTCAAAACATCTGAAGGATGACCAGATTATCAGGATTGCCAAGGAAATAAAAGAGGTTGTTCCGTACAGCCTGCTGACGCTTAAAAACAGCAAATATAACCAGCTTCAGCAGTCAGGCATGTCCCAGGGGAAGATCAAAGCGCTGCTTCACAACCAGGCAATCGGCAATGTGCTGAAAAAGATGGCACCAGAAAAGCCTGAAGCCATCCTGATTGACCAGTTTGCAAAAGAAGATGTCTATTATAGACATCTTCAAGGACAGTCTGTGATCCAAAGGGAAAATGTCT is a window from the Bacillus infantis NRRL B-14911 genome containing:
- the rnhC gene encoding ribonuclease HIII, with the translated sequence MSHVVLQKHPSEIEEMKAYYKPNLSGKTPQGGIFAAKTANCSITAYKSGKVLFQGAGSASEAAKWGSPAEKKAASPKSPQGSHLPPSFESLSVIGSDEVGTGDYFGPITVVAAYAKKESLPLLKELGVKDSKHLKDDQIIRIAKEIKEVVPYSLLTLKNSKYNQLQQSGMSQGKIKALLHNQAIGNVLKKMAPEKPEAILIDQFAKEDVYYRHLQGQSVIQRENVFFSTKAEGIHLSVAAASILARYAFLRYFDKLSEEAGFTLPKGAGAQVDKAAARLIKAKGRQVLPDFVKLHFANTEKASRIAGI